The genomic DNA CTAAAAATTCAACTGCAAAAAAAGATTCCCCGACCAAGTTAGAAAAGGAATCAACACACATGACTATTTCATCAAAAAAATATGCTTACTCAGCAGACAAAATCAGAAAATATATAACTGGAGAAGAACCTTACAAAGGTGAAAAATTAGTATTCTTAACCTTTGATGATGGCGTTAATAATCAAATAACCCCACAAATCCTAGATGCATTAAAAAAGTATAACGTCCACGCAACTTTTTTTCTTGTAGGAAATACCCTAACTTCCGAAAATCAAAAGATAGTGAAACGCGAAGTTGCAGAAGGACATTCAATAGGCTTTCATAGTTCAACTCATGATTATGCAACGTTATATCCAAACGGGATTGTCAACACTGAAGAAATACAAGCGGAAATAGCAACCATGGAGAACTCTCTTAAAAAAATATTGGGCGAAACATTTCAAACAACTCTCTGGCGATACCCAGGAGGTCATATGTCATGGGGAGGTACAGAAAAATCTGATGAATTATTCAAACAACTTGGCATCCATTGGATTGACTGGAATGCGATGGTTGGAGATGCGGAGCCGTTAGACAGACAGCCTACTACAGTCGCAGAAATGCTCGCTTTCCATCAACATTCACTTGAGGTCTATCCAGATTATAATATTAGAGTAGTCTTAATGCATGATTCAGTAGATAAGGAATTAACAAAACAAGCATTGCCACAATTAATAGAGTTTTATCAAGCAAATGGTTATCAATTTGGCGTGTTATATTAAAGCAACTCGGAGCACTAAAGGAAGCATTTCTGGTCTTAGCCAATGTTGATTTTTTGTTTAATTACACAAAAACGTCTCTATACTTTCTGATGTTGGTAAAAAAACTAACATCAGAAAGTATAGAGACGAAAAAAATAAAAATTTTTAGCCTTCTTTTTTATGACTTAACTATCCTATTTACCACCAAAATCACCATACACATTACCTTCTGCATCAGATATACGTTTACCTTCATCAACTTTTTTAAACTCTATTTTTTTCGTTTTTTTGTCCAATTGACCTATAATTTCATAGCTCTCTTTATTTTCTTGTATTTTAATATTTTTATATACCTTTTTTTCTGTTCTACTTGTTTTTTTTGTGTCTTCATTATTGGGATTAACTAAATATTCTTTTTCAAGCGTCATGGTTTTATCCTTGTTGAAAAAAATTGAACCTTTCGTTAGGTCTTCTTCTTTTTCAATAATCGTGGTGAGTATTAAAGGAAACGAACTGGCATTCAAAAGATTGCCGTTTTCTTTTTTGTTATTACTACAACCTACCAAAAACATGAAAAAAATAATACAACTAAAATACCCGATTTTTTTCATGATTACTCCCTCCTATTACATAAAGTTAGAATAGCTATTGTTCATTAATATCGACAATTCTTTGCGCCGGGCTTGAACCATTGGTAACGTAGCCTCCATAAGTACAGATATATCCTCTTATGTTTGGATCTTCTCCGTAGTCTTGCCAACGTTGAAGTTTTAGATTTCCTCTAAATTGACCATCATCATACCAATAGTAATTAGGTATACTTGCACCTTTTCTTATTGTAATGGTTTGGTAAATAAACTTAGTCGTTGTATTACTTAAAGAATAATTTGTATCAGAAATGAATTATCTCTTGGATCATAAGGTGACACTTTTTCAAACTCAGGAAGTTTTCTCTGTATTTGTACTTCAGGAGTATTCGCAAAGTAATCTACTATCTTGACAGTTATTAAAAGAATCACTACCCTCAAAACTATAGCAAACATAAAAATTATTCCATTCTAATTCTTCCATAATTATCATGTCCTTTTACAATTAATATACTTATTTTATCGTATATATTTTAAAAGGAAAAGAACACTATTTAAATAGCAAACGATTCTTAATTAAGTTTACTACTATTTTCTTGTATTCTTATAGCACCAACAGTTCTGCTATTTATTGGTTACTTGCTAAAATACTTATCTGTGTTCTTTGTATTTATTTCTTTTTGATTGAATATAAAAAACAAAAATCCTGTAACCATGGCCCTGAATAATTGACTTGCCAATACTATAACCCCATTCTGCTTATTCTCTAATTTCAACTGATATTGACAAACTAACGTAGTTTTTGTTTCTTGATCCAAGCACTTAACTGAAATTTCGGTTTTCAGTACTCCCTCTTTTTATCTTTCTAAATTTCCTCACACCTTCAATTTTCAAAAGATTTCTGAATCATTATCCAAAAACCTAATTTTCACACTTATGTGACTTCAAAAAAAGTCAATGTTGATTTTCTACTTAATTACACACAAAAACACCCTCTTGCTGAGCAAGAGGGTGTTCGTTTGTCGAATAGTAAAGATTAACGACGGATTTCTTTGATACTTGTGAAAAGTCTTTACAGTATTGATATAAAAGAATTTTTATTGCCTCTGACTACACTTTGACTAACCTATTAAAAAAATGTTTTTCAAGAATCCTGTAATACCAGTACTTTCACCATCTTTTTAACCTTCTAAAGAATTAAAAGCAGTCAGAGGCTTTAACTTTTCAGTTGATGTTAAATGGCGATATATTTTTGAGGTTGTACTGTCTGTATGACCTAAACGATCCTTTAAAACATCCCAACTGCAATACTCTGCCACTAAACTAGCCATAGTATGACGAGCCAAATGGGTGTGAAAATCTTTGTTAATTCCACATCGCTCTACACAACGTTTAACATGATCGTTTACATATTCACGACGATAAGGAACTCCACGCTTTCCAGGATCGAGATAAACAAATAAATAAGTTTCATCTACAACAAAATTACTATTTCTTTTTGTTTTATTTAATACATCAATTAATTCTTGTAATTTCTCCATTACTAATGGTGTGACGGGTACTCTTCTTGCAGAACTAACAGTTTTTGTAGTTTCTATTCGAAAATCTTTACTTTTTCCTTTTACTGCTGTCTGTTTATAAAACAAAATTTCATTTCGTTCAAAATCTATATCTTGAGGCTGTAAAGCAAGCGCTTCACTCACACGACACCCAGTATAAAACAAAACATGAAAAAGAACAGACATGGGTAACTCTTCATAAACTATCCCATAGTTTAAAAAAGCTCGTAATTCATCCACTGTTAAAAACTTATCTTCTAAACTGTTGACAGACTCTTTTAAATCTTTAAGAGATAACTGATATTTAGGCATTTTAACAAACTTCATTGGATTCTCATTTATCAAATTCTTTTTCTTACAATAATTAAAAACCATATTTAGAACCTGAACAAGAGATTGTAAACTATTTTTAGCATAACCAACATTAACGCCATCAATTCCCTTTTCTTTTAAAATGAAAAGGAATTTTTGTAGTTCTTCTGATGATAAACTACTTAATTTTTTACCACCAATCCATCGATTAAGTATTTTCACCTGTTCTTCTCGTTTATCATACGTTGCCACCTTTTGTTCGTTTAGTGATCGATAATATTCAAACCACTTTTGACTAACAACACTAAATTTATCATTACTAGCAAGCCTTTTTTGCTTATTTCTGTGTTGTTTTTCCATTTCAAGATAAGCAAGCTGAGCTTCACGTTTAGAATTAAAACCTCGTCTCGTAGTTCGAAAAGCCTGAAAGTACCAAGTAATTTTTCCCGTTGCAGTAATATGTTTTTTAAAACGACTCATATTTTCCATTTATTCTTACCTCCAATTACGAAGGAACCCAACAATCGGAAGTGCTTGAAAATCTTTCTATCTATGAAATAATTATACAACATGCAGACGAAAAGATAAATTCTACAATAATCGTAATAAACGAAACTGATCGCAAAAATATTCTTCATTTCCTTTTTTTACCCATTCTAAAATGTCATCTCTAAGGTAATGTCCTCTAATGCCAAACCAGCAGCTTGGAAAATCACCTAATTTTATAAGACGGTTTAAAGTACTATCACTTATTTGAAATTGTTCTTTTAAATCTTTATTCGTTAAAACTAATGGTAGTTGATTTATCCTCTTCATTTTATTATTAGAATCCTCTATCTTTTCTGGATGAAACAAATATTTTTCTAACTCTGATGAATTACTTTTATTGTTATTCTTCGACATGATTGTCTCTTCCTTTCTATTAACAATAATTAATCTATCAGCCACTTTTGTCAAAAGTACATAGGAATTTCACCTCTCCCCAAGTTTACGGCGAGCCTTACGGAAGTATCATTATCCCAACTTCAAATCATCGCTTTTTATTGACTATAAAAACTATTTCAGAATTTTAATCGCTCCTTCTTTACAATAAGAGATCATGGCGCAACTAAAATATGCTCCTTGAAGTGTTAACGTACTGATAGAATTTATTTAATTTTCAATGATCAATAGGTTTTCTAACTAAAAAACATATCTCTCAAATATTAGAAGATTCTTTTAGATAGCAAAAGTGGAAAGGGGACTTTTTAATTAGTTAACTTTAAATTTCAATATAGCCTCTATCAATTTAATTTCTAGCTGTCTTAGCATATATTCATCTACATAGGTAATAAATTGCCCCACCTCATTAAATCCATTTTTTAAACATAACTTAGTTATATAACCGTGGTAATGTTTAAGTATCATTTTGATTGAAATTGGGTCTTCTTTCAAAGCAGATAAGATAATAGATATAGGAACTAATGGGTAATGTTGGTTCCTTTGTTTGTCTACCATAAGCCATATTCCATTTTCAATTGTTCAACCGCTTTCGTTCGTTGATACCAGATACCACTTGTACTCATGTTGAAAATTTTACCGATCTCAGTATCATTAAAACCTGCAAAATAATAAAGTAAAACAATCTTTTTCCTTGTATCCGATAACTGATCAATTGCTGCTGATAACTTCTGATCTGAAATTAATATCTCCATTCCAAATAAGAAATAAACATCTTGCTCATCTAAATGAGTTTGTGAATACTTACCTTCATTTAAATCATTTAATGGTTCCTCATTTTCTTTTATTTTATCGTTTCGTTTTCGAATGGACTTAGCTTCATTGCGTAATACTTTTTTACAGTAGGCATCAAATTGGTGTTGTGTAGATATCTCATTGTTGTTTTGTTGCACGATCAATATGCTCCTTTATCCCCTTTCCACTAATACAACGATCAGAGAATACCTATTTTTCGAAAAACTAGAAGAAAATAAAGAAGATAATTGAAAATATCAATATAACAAAAAAGTCAGCATTCAATCCTAATTGTCTGATTGAATGCTGATTTTCTATGCTATACATGTAGCTTGAGTATTCCTTTTTAATTACTCACCAATAATCAATTAGGAATATTACTAAATTTGGAGTTATTTGTACTTGCTCAATTGATATTCTCAAATAACCTAGACTCTCATTTTTTATAGTTTCTTCGAAAAAAGCAATGTATCTGTGATGAATCTATAATTATACCTTTTATCAACGATCAAATGCTTAAATTATCTCTATCATTTAGGATGTTTATCGCGAATATAAGTCAATCTCAAAAGAAAGTGTAAATTATTCACTGCTTGAACCATAAATGAAAAGTAAAAATCATTCGAGACTTGTTGAGATAAATATTTGTGATGCGTTAGAATAAGTATTGAGATTTGGAAAAATCGCGACACATACAATGATTGGTTTGCTGCAATAAATTTAAACTAGCTGTCTATATGGTTATGGATATTTGAACCTATTTCAGAAAAATCATTAGTCAAAAGTTTCTTGACTATCGGTTGTCCACAAAAGATGAGCTCATTAATTTCTATCCCTTCCGTTTCAAAAATCACGATCTCATTTGTGCCTTTCTTCAAAAACTCTTTCGGACAATACAAGGAATGAATCGGTCCTCTTTGCCAGTAACGACCTAAATTGATACCGTTGACGATGACCACCCCTTTGCCATAGCTGCGGCAATCGATAAATGTATCCGCGAGGTCAGTCAATGTGAATTCAGCTTGATAAAAAGAAGGCTGGGCCGGATTTTTACCGGCAGTATAATCGATTTTTTTGAGTTGATCTGCTGACAATGTCAATGCATATTGCCGATAGCCTTGATGAAAATGGATGTCTTGCATGATTCCCCCACGAATGCCTTTCACTTGTGTCGGCCCATTCAATTTAAAGCCATAGTTCACTCGGCCTAAGTTCTCTACTAAAACATCTAGTTCAATCCATTCTTTCTCTGGCGTACCCTTGATCATCACTTCTTCCCCAAGGTTTTCTTGATATTGAATTGTCTGCAGGCTACCGTCTGCAAAAAGATGCAATCGGTCACTGGCCTCCACAACTTTGAGCTTATTTTCGTGATGATAATTTTTTAAGTTTACTGAATAAAGCATATACCCATAACCAGATTCTGCTTCTTCCATCGTTATTGGATACATCGTTTCTTGGGCCGTCATCATCTGGTCTTTTACCGCCAACAGTGAGACGCTGTTTTGCACAGGGAATGTTCCTAAAGAACCAAATGTTTTCCTGCGGGGCTCGGCTTGCCACACTTCAGGACATACTTCTTTAATGGCTCTTTGTACATGGAAGTATTTCTCAGTCGGCTCGCCAGCTTCCGTCAATAGCGCATCGTAGTCATAGCTAGTCACTTGTGGCAAATCCAACACACCACGAGCAGAACAACCATTATAAAAACCAAAATTGGTTCCGCCATGGAACATATAGAGATTCAATGAACCTAAGGCTAGCATATCCTTGACTTCATTAGCTAAATCTTGGCCATCACGCTTGATAATCGGTTCTCCCCAACGATTGAACCAACCGTCCCAGTATTCCATGCACATAATCGGCCACTTTTTGTCGTGTTTTGCCATAAATGCTTTCATCACTGTAGCGTTCTCTTTGGAATGACTGCCGAAATTTCCTGTCACGAAAACATCCTCTTCAATCAGTGTGCCCACATCCAGCACTTCTTCCCAAGCACCATCTGACGTAAATAACGGAACATCGATGCCAAATTCTTCCATCACCTGTTTTGTTTGCCGCAAATACTCTTTTTCCATGCCATAAGAACCATATTCATTTTCGACTTGCATCATGATGACTGGTCCGCCATGTGTCACTTGCAAAGGAACTAATTTTGGTAAAAGCACACTGAAATAAGTACGGACTTTTGCAATAAATCGTGGATCAGTTGAACGCAATCGCACGTGCTCTTTCAGCAACCAAGCAGGTAGCCCGCCGAATTCCCATTCCGCACAAATATAGACAGATGGCCGCAAAATCACCATCAAGCCAAGTTCTTGCGCCAATGACACAAAAGCAACGATGTCTTTCATGCCCTCAAAGTCATAGACGCCTTCCACTGGCTCATGCAGATTCCAAGGAATATAAGTCTCTATGGTATTCGCACCCAGTGCTTTCAAATTGTATAAACTATCTTCCCATTGTGCCGGTGTCATGCGAAAATAATGGATTGCGCCACTAATCAATTTAGTTGGTTTTCCATCTACCAAAAATTCTTCTTTTATCTCAAACGTTTGCATGTCTTCTCCTTCCTTAATATATCAAAAATGAGGCTTATCATACTTCTAATACACACTAACTACGACTTACTTAAAAATTATCCAATTTTCTTATTTGCCATTCTAACAAATGGCAAATAAATTAACGTGGTTAAAAATAAATTAATAATTGATAAAATAATTGATCTCCAATCAAATCCTGTCGAAAAGAATCCATATAAGACCGGTGGTATTACCCAAGTTACATTTTGTGTTACTGGAGAAACCCAACTTAAAATCTGTTACTAAATAAGCCACACTAGACATTACAGCAGGACATAACAAAAATGGAATAAATAAAATAGGATTTAATACAGTAGGTAATCCATACATTACTGGTTCACCAATATTAAACAAAACAGGCATAATTCCAAGTTTTGCAACTTCTTTATAATGACTATTTTTTGATACCCAAAAAATCGCAATTAATAAACCTAAAGTTGCATACCAGACAAACGATCCGTATGATACACTTGTCCAAACATAAGGAATAGTTTCATTGTTTTGATAAGCTTCTAAATTAACTAAAAGCGCTACTCCAAATACACCTTCCATAATAGGTGCCATAACATTTCCACCATGAATACCGAAAAACCAGAAAAATTGAACTAAGAAAGCAACTAATATAACAACAAAAAAACTTTGGGAAAGTCCTAACATAGGGCGTTGTAATATTTCGTAAATTACATCTGTTAAAATTTTTCCTGTAATTCTATTTAACAAAAATGTCAAAATAGCAATTATATAAAGAGAAACTAAAGCCGGAATAATTGATAAAAATGGTTTAGCGATAGCTGGAGGAACTGTATCAGGTAATTTAATTGTCCAATTTTTATTCATGAGTTTACAAAAAATAATTGAAGATAAAAAACCTATGATTATTGCGGTAAAATAACCATTTGAATTAATTTGTGTACCAGGCAACAATCCTGATATAGTCACATTTAAACTGTTACCTGTAACTGTTATTCCCTCAACATCAGTAAATAGTGTTGTTAAGTCAATATTATTATTATTCGATAAATTATAAGTTGAAGTCATAGAATTACTTATAGAAATAATAAATGAAGACAGGGCGACTAGTCCTGAAGACAAAGTATCTGTTTTATATATTTTAGCAATATTTACTCCTAAACAATAAATAAACAGTAAGGAAACAATAGAAATGCTTCCTTTTGATATCAAATTATTTATATCTACTAACCATTGAAAATAATCAGTAATCTTCTCATAGCCAAATTGCATAGGAAAATCTACTAAAAAAGCATTTAATAATATTGCAACCGAACCTGTCATTATTACAGGCATCGTACCCATAAATGAATCTCTTAACGCTACTAAAAATCGTTGATTCCCAATCTTAGTAGCTATAGGTAAAACTTTATTCTGGATTGTATTCATTATTTTCTCACTCATTATGATTGACTCCTTCAAAAAATAGTTAGAAAGCGCTATCTAATTATAGTATAGATTTTTTTGACCATTTGAACATGATAATCTATACTTAAAACATGGTATTTTCTTCATAGTTAGTTCTATAAAGGAGGATAATAATGGAGGATTTTTGGTATCATAATAAGTCAGTTTCTGCTCCAATTTCCCTTTCCCAATGCGGATATGAATCTTATCATCCCAATTCTTCTATTCGTAATTATATAGTTCAACAAAAATGGATATTTCATTATGTTTTATCTGGTAAGGGATTCTTAGAAGTAGAAGCTCAACATTTTGAACTTATAGAACACGATATTTTCTTTTTTTTCAAGGTCAAAAAGTGAAGTATTATACAGATAAAAAGGAACCTTGGACACTGATTTGGTTAGGTATACAAGGTGATAAGACTTCTGAATTTTTGAAAGAAACAACTTTACTAAATACTCATACAGTTAGCTTGACTAAGAATATAAATAAAAAACACACTATTGAAAATAGTATGTGAAAATAGAGAACTAATTGGGGTTTGTCAACTAAACTGTGGAAGTTAAATAGTTAAGAGTTTTTAACCACCATAATTCTCTCGGCTATTTTGAAATCAGATAAATTTTGATCGGACACATAGTTGAATAAACCTACCGTTGTTACGGAAGGTAAATCGCATACTTTTCATTCTAGAGGAGAAGGTCTCGTTGATCATTAACTGCTTAAGCACCATAGCCCAGTTTTGAATTCGACCACCTGACCACTTCGCGTGTAATTCTTTCGTGCGTAAATAAAGTAGTTTTAGGAGTGCATTCTCATTAGAGAACGCTCCTTTTTTTGTGACTTTTCTGAAGCTGGAGTGGACACTTTCAACCGCATTGGTAGTGTACATAATTTTTCGAATGGCACTACCATAATCAAATAGTTGTTCAACATGTGCAAAGTTCCGTTTCCAGACATCTACAGCACCAGAATAATGAGACCACCGATTTTGAAAACTGCCAAAAGCAGCATGTGCAGCGTTTAGAGAAGAAGCACCGTAGAACTTTTTCATATCTCGGCAGACTTCCTTATAGTCCTTACTTGGAATATAGCGCAATGCATTTCGAACAAGATGAACAATACAGCGCTGAACAATTACCGATGGAAAGATCGCTTTTGCGCCTTCTTCGAGGCCAGAAACACCGTCCATCGAAATGAAAAAGACATCTTCGACACCACGTGCTTTCAGTTCATCAAATACTTGCATCCAGCGATTTTTAGATTCTGTTTGATTTAACCATAATCCTAAAATCTCCTTATTTCCTTTGAGATCATAGCCAAGAATGGTGTATACAGCATATTCTTTGGCTTCATAATTTTCTCGTAAAGTAACATACATACAATCAACGAATAGAAAGGCATAACACTTTGCTAGGGGGCGGGCTTGCCATTCTTCCAATTCAGGAAGGACAGCGTCAGTGATATCTGAAATCATTTCATGGGAAATATCAAAGCCATAGATAGCTTCGACGGTTGCGGCAATATCTCGTTGACTCATTCCTCGTGCATACATGGAAAGAACCTTCCCTTCGATGTCGGAGACATCTCGTTTTCTCTTAGGAATTAACTCTGGTTCAAAGGAAGCTTCCCGGTCTCTAGGAACATCAATAGCTACTTCACCAAAACTGGTTTTAAGCGTTTTAGTTCCATAGCCATTTCGACGGTTATCGTGTTCCTTAGGCTCTTTAGAATGGGCATCATAACCTAAATGATTATTCAATTCTCCTTGAAGCATTTTTTCAAAAAGGGGCCCAAACACATCTTTCAAAGCATCTTGCATGTCATCGACAGATTCAGGTTGATAGGCATTCAGAATGGATTCAGCTAACTTTTCGGCATCAGGATTTCTTTTCTTTCTAGCCATCGTGTAATCACCTCTTGATCTTATTGTAGAAAAAGAAAAACCGCGAAGCAACCACCTGCCTAGGATTAATGGTTACTTACACGGTTTACATTACACTCTCATCATTAAAAAAGTATCTTTCGATATTACTAAAAAATGAAATTATCTATTTGAAATTTAAATCTGATAATATATTGAGTGTTCCAATGAGGGCTTTGATCCTATTATCCATATCTTTTTCAGTTTTAATATTGATACACATTATAAGAAAAAGAAACTTTTGGTTAATTTATTTCATCCCAGTGCA from Enterococcus faecalis includes the following:
- a CDS encoding polysaccharide deacetylase family protein translates to MRHKKRKFKINGYVLFSALILIVLVFIQTFLLTQPKITSKNDDTTQTSTKNSTAKKDSPTKLEKESTHMTISSKKYAYSADKIRKYITGEEPYKGEKLVFLTFDDGVNNQITPQILDALKKYNVHATFFLVGNTLTSENQKIVKREVAEGHSIGFHSSTHDYATLYPNGIVNTEEIQAEIATMENSLKKILGETFQTTLWRYPGGHMSWGGTEKSDELFKQLGIHWIDWNAMVGDAEPLDRQPTTVAEMLAFHQHSLEVYPDYNIRVVLMHDSVDKELTKQALPQLIEFYQANGYQFGVLY
- a CDS encoding tyrosine-type recombinase/integrase, yielding MENMSRFKKHITATGKITWYFQAFRTTRRGFNSKREAQLAYLEMEKQHRNKQKRLASNDKFSVVSQKWFEYYRSLNEQKVATYDKREEQVKILNRWIGGKKLSSLSSEELQKFLFILKEKGIDGVNVGYAKNSLQSLVQVLNMVFNYCKKKNLINENPMKFVKMPKYQLSLKDLKESVNSLEDKFLTVDELRAFLNYGIVYEELPMSVLFHVLFYTGCRVSEALALQPQDIDFERNEILFYKQTAVKGKSKDFRIETTKTVSSARRVPVTPLVMEKLQELIDVLNKTKRNSNFVVDETYLFVYLDPGKRGVPYRREYVNDHVKRCVERCGINKDFHTHLARHTMASLVAEYCSWDVLKDRLGHTDSTTSKIYRHLTSTEKLKPLTAFNSLEG
- a CDS encoding helix-turn-helix transcriptional regulator — its product is MSKNNNKSNSSELEKYLFHPEKIEDSNNKMKRINQLPLVLTNKDLKEQFQISDSTLNRLIKLGDFPSCWFGIRGHYLRDDILEWVKKGNEEYFCDQFRLLRLL
- a CDS encoding helix-turn-helix domain-containing protein, which translates into the protein MVDKQRNQHYPLVPISIILSALKEDPISIKMILKHYHGYITKLCLKNGFNEVGQFITYVDEYMLRQLEIKLIEAILKFKVN
- a CDS encoding RNA polymerase sigma factor, with protein sequence MQQNNNEISTQHQFDAYCKKVLRNEAKSIRKRNDKIKENEEPLNDLNEGKYSQTHLDEQDVYFLFGMEILISDQKLSAAIDQLSDTRKKIVLLYYFAGFNDTEIGKIFNMSTSGIWYQRTKAVEQLKMEYGLW
- a CDS encoding glycoside hydrolase family 35 protein, which gives rise to MQTFEIKEEFLVDGKPTKLISGAIHYFRMTPAQWEDSLYNLKALGANTIETYIPWNLHEPVEGVYDFEGMKDIVAFVSLAQELGLMVILRPSVYICAEWEFGGLPAWLLKEHVRLRSTDPRFIAKVRTYFSVLLPKLVPLQVTHGGPVIMMQVENEYGSYGMEKEYLRQTKQVMEEFGIDVPLFTSDGAWEEVLDVGTLIEEDVFVTGNFGSHSKENATVMKAFMAKHDKKWPIMCMEYWDGWFNRWGEPIIKRDGQDLANEVKDMLALGSLNLYMFHGGTNFGFYNGCSARGVLDLPQVTSYDYDALLTEAGEPTEKYFHVQRAIKEVCPEVWQAEPRRKTFGSLGTFPVQNSVSLLAVKDQMMTAQETMYPITMEEAESGYGYMLYSVNLKNYHHENKLKVVEASDRLHLFADGSLQTIQYQENLGEEVMIKGTPEKEWIELDVLVENLGRVNYGFKLNGPTQVKGIRGGIMQDIHFHQGYRQYALTLSADQLKKIDYTAGKNPAQPSFYQAEFTLTDLADTFIDCRSYGKGVVIVNGINLGRYWQRGPIHSLYCPKEFLKKGTNEIVIFETEGIEINELIFCGQPIVKKLLTNDFSEIGSNIHNHIDS
- a CDS encoding PTS sugar transporter subunit IIC, whose product is MSEKIMNTIQNKVLPIATKIGNQRFLVALRDSFMGTMPVIMTGSVAILLNAFLVDFPMQFGYEKITDYFQWLVDINNLISKGSISIVSLLFIYCLGVNIAKIYKTDTLSSGLVALSSFIISISNSMTSTYNLSNNNNIDLTTLFTDVEGITVTGNSLNVTISGLLPGTQINSNGYFTAIIIGFLSSIIFCKLMNKNWTIKLPDTVPPAIAKPFLSIIPALVSLYIIAILTFLLNRITGKILTDVIYEILQRPMLGLSQSFFVVILVAFLVQFFWFFGIHGGNVMAPIMEGVFGVALLVNLEAYQNNETIPYVWTSVSYGSFVWYATLGLLIAIFWVSKNSHYKEVAKLGIMPVLFNIGEPVMYGLPTVLNPILFIPFLLCPAVMSSVAYLVTDFKLGFSSNTKCNLGNTTGLIWILFDRI
- a CDS encoding IS256 family transposase, yielding MARKKRNPDAEKLAESILNAYQPESVDDMQDALKDVFGPLFEKMLQGELNNHLGYDAHSKEPKEHDNRRNGYGTKTLKTSFGEVAIDVPRDREASFEPELIPKRKRDVSDIEGKVLSMYARGMSQRDIAATVEAIYGFDISHEMISDITDAVLPELEEWQARPLAKCYAFLFVDCMYVTLRENYEAKEYAVYTILGYDLKGNKEILGLWLNQTESKNRWMQVFDELKARGVEDVFFISMDGVSGLEEGAKAIFPSVIVQRCIVHLVRNALRYIPSKDYKEVCRDMKKFYGASSLNAAHAAFGSFQNRWSHYSGAVDVWKRNFAHVEQLFDYGSAIRKIMYTTNAVESVHSSFRKVTKKGAFSNENALLKLLYLRTKELHAKWSGGRIQNWAMVLKQLMINETFSSRMKSMRFTFRNNGRFIQLCVRSKFI